From Triticum aestivum cultivar Chinese Spring chromosome 4A, IWGSC CS RefSeq v2.1, whole genome shotgun sequence, a single genomic window includes:
- the LOC123081882 gene encoding uncharacterized protein isoform X1 translates to MGKLLALKELYGDWDTSFDNLYSFKSQIESCCPCSIVIIDHHTIKDKIRFKRIFVALKPCIDGFLNGCRPYLAVDSTFLTGRFKGQLASATAVDGHSWMYPVCMGVFDSETNENWTWFMQMVRQAIGSPRGLTICTYAGQPVMTGVKEVFPEAEHRECMLHLVSNFKKKFHGKVFDDHLWAAAYSWNPYIFEKNWAAMDIAKPAATAYLRRRHTRLWSRSQFSTISKVDYVTNNLAECFNNWIKHHKSLNLDDFFGKVRQMIMIMWDRRRKVARKLVGLILPHIIKKLNAKTRELNLEVVESSEEVAEVTSLGGSGFRFVVNLLDRTCSCRQWQVSGLPCKHGLAFITSLINAHIQNYVDLYYSIDKFRAAYDQLIPAMVDKNQWPKSDHGFFMFPPLLKYTAGRHKNERYKGCSEKKRKSGQHLCPICKDYGHHWHKCKKGNPDDIAAILAVRGPPKKRAKTTKASIVPCEDDGPAASMCFPPSQSLEPTITKKRKHDNSITGASKSQMLDKTTKEKGKGSKSGSRVAKRSTTQPICVANKKVSVALKLHAKRKGKEVADKLPHLPMVPHDSPAMGTHSKKMNPASPAMSTRSKRRLSL, encoded by the exons ATGGGTAAGCTGCTAGCCTTGAAGGAACTATATGGTGATTGGGATACAAGCTTTGATAATCTTTATAGTTTCAAGTCGCAAATTGAAAGTTGCTGCCCCTGTAGCATAGTGATCATTGATCATCACACAATAAAAGATAAAATCAGATTTAAAAGAATTTTTGTTGCTTTGAAGCCTTGCATCGATGGGTTTCTTAATGGCTGCAGGCCATACTTGGCAGTAGATAGCACCTTCTTGACAGGTAGGTTCAAGGGGCAGCTGGCTAGTGCTACCGCCGTTGATGGCCATAGTTGGATGTATCCAGTTTGTATGGGTGTTTTTGATTCTGAAACTAATGAGAATTGGACATGGTTCATGCAAATGGTTAGACAAGCCATAGGATCCCCAAGGGGTTTAACCATATGCACCTATGCTGGACAACCAGTGATGACAGGTGTAAAAGAAGTGTTCCCAGAGGCTGAACATAGGGAATGTATGCTTCACTTGGTGTCCAACTTCAAGAAGAAGTTTCATGGAAAGGTGTTTGATGACCACCTTTGGGCTGCTGCTTACTCATGGAACCcatatatatttgaaaaaaattgggCTGCAATGGACATAGCAAAGCCAGCGGCAACTGCATATCTTAGGAGGCGGCACACTAGGTTGTGGTCTAGGAGTCAGTTCTCAACAATTTCCAAGGTGGATTATGTTACAAACAACTTGGCTGAGTGCTTCAATAATTGGATTAAGCATCACAAGTCCTTGAACTTGGACGACTTCTTTGGTAAGGTTAGGCAGATGATTATGATCATGTGGGACCGAAGGAGGAAAGTAGCAAGGAAGTTGGTTGGGTTGATTCTTCCCCACATAATTAAGAAGTTGAATGCAAAGACTAGAGAATTAAACTTGGAGGTGGTAGAAAGCTCAGAAGAAGTCGCTGAAGTGACATCATTGGGAGGCAGCGGCTTTAGGTTTGTGGTCAACTTGCTTGACAGGACATGTTCTTGTAGACAATGGCAAGTTTCTGGCCTTCCTTGCAAGCATGGTCTAGCATTTATCACATCTCTTATCAATGCACACATACAGAATTATGTGGACTTGTATTACTCCATTGACAAATTTAGGGCAGCCTATGACCAACTAATTCCTGCCATGGTTGACAAGAACCAATGGCCTAAATCTGACCATGGATTCTTCATGTTTCCACCACTACTAAAATACACGGCGGGTAGGCATAAAAATGAGAGGTATAAAGGCTGTagtgagaagaaaagaaaaagcgGCCAACACTTATGCCCTATTTGTAAGGACTATGGGCATCATTGGCATAAATGCAAGAAGGGTAACCCAGATGACATTGCTGCTATTTTAGCTGTGAG AGGACCACCAAAGAAGAGGGCAAAGACCACCAAAGCATCAATTGTGCCTTGTGAGGATGATGGTCCAGCAGCCTCTATGTGCTTTCCGCCAAG CCAAAGCTTGGAACCTACAATTACGAAAAAGAGAAAACATGATAACTCAATTACTGGAGCATCAAAAAG CCAAATGTtggataaaacaactaaggaaaaaGGGAAAGGGAGTAAATCTGGATCCAGAGTAGCAAAAAG ATCAACAACTCAGCCCATTTGTGTGGCCAACAAGAAAGTATCTGTTGCTTTGAAATTACATGCCAAAAGAAAAGGCAAAGAGGTTGCTGATAAGTTGCCACACCTTCCTATGGTGCCACATGATAGCCCTGCAATGGGCACACATAGCAAAAAAATGAATCCTGCCAGCCCTGCAATGAGCACACGAAGCAAAAGGAGGCTTAGCTTGTGA